One genomic window of Paeniglutamicibacter sp. Y32M11 includes the following:
- a CDS encoding cell wall metabolism sensor histidine kinase WalK, with the protein MLSATKKKEWTPRRGFSVRTRVLAGMLGLITLAFAVTGTVVYLLQVSSMDARIDDSLKRSVQEFQVLTDRSSQMATTVEPLTAEALLYAAMQQTLPAKNEGMLSLLNGSVRWTAPEIVKMRPENDPGFIDWAVHRAPTDRVMLQTVPTSQSVYRVVSIPLSLERDESTPHLFFAYDYTAEKRALNQGFMMYLLVGLVILLGAGAVGWLLVGRLLRPVTLLRDTARQISESDLSQRIEVVGRDDLAELTITVNAMLDRVQNAMISKRQLLDDVGHELRTPVTVIQGHLELMDVNDPHDVDQAREIAMAELDRMSFLINDLVTLATSNSDGFVQLAPTNVGTLLDDLLDKARTLGQRNWRIGNRVEATANLDAQRITQAMLQLCSNAVKFSTVGSTITFGTNIATDQHNGSVLRFWVRDEGIGIDVSDQDRIFERFGRGQNSKRTEGSGLGLNIVSAIAEAHRGTVGVSSDVGIGSTFVIEIPTTLQKEEDEPNTDH; encoded by the coding sequence TTGCTGTCTGCTACAAAGAAAAAGGAATGGACCCCGCGCCGCGGATTCTCTGTACGCACCCGTGTGCTGGCCGGCATGCTCGGGTTAATCACGCTAGCCTTCGCAGTCACCGGAACGGTGGTCTACCTCTTGCAGGTTAGCTCCATGGATGCGCGTATTGATGACTCACTCAAGCGCAGCGTGCAGGAATTCCAAGTCCTGACCGATCGAAGCAGCCAGATGGCGACAACCGTCGAACCGCTCACGGCCGAGGCACTGCTGTATGCCGCCATGCAACAGACCTTGCCCGCGAAAAATGAGGGAATGTTGAGTCTGCTTAACGGTTCGGTGCGCTGGACAGCCCCCGAAATTGTGAAGATGCGTCCGGAGAATGACCCCGGGTTCATCGACTGGGCAGTGCATCGGGCCCCAACCGATCGCGTGATGCTTCAGACGGTGCCGACCAGTCAATCCGTCTATCGCGTGGTGAGCATCCCGCTGTCCCTTGAACGTGATGAATCGACTCCCCACCTGTTCTTTGCCTACGACTACACGGCCGAGAAGCGCGCTTTGAATCAGGGCTTCATGATGTACCTGTTGGTCGGGCTCGTCATTCTGCTGGGAGCCGGAGCCGTCGGCTGGCTACTGGTTGGCCGCCTGTTGCGCCCCGTTACGCTATTGCGCGACACCGCCCGGCAGATCTCCGAATCCGATCTGTCCCAGCGCATCGAAGTGGTTGGCCGGGATGATTTGGCTGAGCTCACGATCACCGTCAACGCCATGCTGGACCGCGTTCAAAACGCGATGATCTCCAAACGCCAGCTCCTGGACGATGTTGGCCACGAGCTCCGAACGCCCGTCACCGTGATCCAGGGTCATTTGGAACTGATGGATGTTAATGACCCCCATGATGTTGACCAGGCACGTGAGATCGCGATGGCGGAACTGGACAGAATGTCTTTCCTCATCAATGATCTGGTCACCCTCGCCACCTCCAACAGCGACGGCTTTGTCCAGCTCGCACCCACCAATGTCGGAACCCTGCTCGATGACTTACTGGACAAGGCCCGAACGCTTGGTCAGCGTAATTGGCGCATTGGAAACCGGGTGGAGGCCACCGCCAATCTTGATGCCCAGCGCATCACCCAAGCGATGCTTCAGTTGTGTTCCAACGCGGTGAAATTCTCCACCGTCGGGTCCACAATTACTTTCGGAACTAACATCGCCACCGACCAGCACAACGGATCGGTACTGCGTTTCTGGGTACGCGATGAGGGAATCGGCATAGATGTATCCGACCAAGATCGCATCTTTGAACGGTTCGGACGCGGCCAGAATTCCAAACGAACCGAAGGTTCGGGCCTGGGTTTGAACATTGTCTCGGCCATCGCCGAAGCTCACCGGGGAACCGTTGGGGTCAGCTCGGATGTCGGCATCGGTTCAACCTTCGTCATAGAGATCCCCACAACCTTGCAGAAAGAAGAAGATGAGCCGAATACTGATCATTGA
- a CDS encoding response regulator transcription factor, which translates to MSRILIIEDESRISSFVAKGLKAAGYIPTVADTGKEGGYLAQIGDFELIILDIGLPDEDGFSVLSRIRSTNIDTPVIILTARSSIEDTVAGLEGGADDYMAKPFRFEELLARVRLRLRPQATAMEDQVIRVGPLELNCGSRRTRLNGQEIDLSAREFGLAEAFMRNPGQVLSREQLLSRVWGYDFDPGSNVVDVYVRYLRNKLGAEWFTTVRGMGYRFEDPS; encoded by the coding sequence ATGAGCCGAATACTGATCATTGAGGACGAAAGTCGGATTAGCTCCTTTGTTGCCAAGGGACTCAAGGCCGCCGGCTATATACCTACGGTGGCCGACACGGGCAAGGAGGGTGGCTATCTGGCCCAAATTGGCGACTTCGAACTCATCATCCTTGATATCGGGCTGCCCGACGAGGACGGATTCTCCGTCCTGTCACGCATTCGAAGCACCAACATTGACACCCCTGTCATCATCCTGACTGCCAGGTCGAGCATCGAGGACACCGTGGCGGGGCTCGAGGGTGGAGCGGATGACTACATGGCTAAGCCATTCCGCTTCGAAGAACTCTTGGCCAGGGTCCGCCTGCGGTTACGTCCGCAGGCCACCGCCATGGAAGACCAAGTGATACGTGTGGGACCACTGGAACTCAATTGTGGCAGCCGCCGCACGCGCTTGAACGGTCAGGAGATTGACCTGTCCGCCAGGGAATTCGGTCTGGCCGAGGCCTTCATGCGGAACCCGGGCCAGGTCCTCAGCCGGGAGCAGCTGCTCTCCCGCGTGTGGGGCTACGACTTTGACCCCGGATCCAACGTAGTGGACGTCTACGTGCGCTATCTGCGCAACAAATTGGGCGCAGAATGGTTCACCACGGTTCGGGGTATGGGTTATCGCTTCGAGGACCCTTCCTAA
- a CDS encoding phosphotransferase: protein MNSPALHEATSWTEREQIDFFESVEFTEILTDVVRPMGLDEATVTLAELHHRPGAGVSGVFTATNGLTSLYLGATAETLSSVPAGTVQLDSGRGTVIIWLHPADPLLPGLALATTPELVEANWGNGQSLSKLQTLAYRPLRRAVLLAHFDDGHDLFLKVLRKDAQLLYDKHLTLLRAGIPASRPVGPPVQGVVAFHRANGVPLAEDLMAATDLPLDPQRIIELLDSLPVALMEFPARPAWSDRMDWYGHAAQTAVPDQAARIGALSQELAMVLKTANRGKLVPSHGDFYEANIFVTSGQISGLLDIDSAGPGYLVDDLACFLGHLAVLPSLDARYKLVDDYLERYAQFFGRELESRGIAAQGLYARAGCVVLSLVAGARDETNPDWHGVAMDRLKLAEDFLVRAS, encoded by the coding sequence ATGAATTCACCAGCGCTTCACGAAGCTACCTCGTGGACCGAACGCGAGCAGATCGACTTCTTCGAATCCGTCGAGTTCACCGAAATCCTGACCGACGTGGTCCGTCCCATGGGCCTCGACGAAGCCACCGTCACCCTCGCGGAACTACACCACCGGCCCGGAGCCGGGGTCTCGGGGGTCTTCACAGCCACGAACGGCTTAACAAGTCTCTACCTTGGGGCCACCGCAGAAACCCTCAGTTCCGTACCCGCCGGCACCGTACAACTGGACAGCGGGCGGGGAACCGTCATCATCTGGTTGCATCCAGCGGACCCGCTGCTGCCCGGTCTGGCGCTGGCCACTACCCCAGAACTGGTCGAAGCGAACTGGGGTAACGGGCAGTCCCTGTCGAAGCTGCAGACCTTGGCTTACCGCCCCCTGCGCCGGGCGGTCCTGCTGGCGCACTTCGATGACGGACACGACCTGTTTCTCAAGGTCCTGCGCAAGGACGCACAGCTTCTCTACGACAAGCACTTGACACTACTGCGTGCCGGAATCCCGGCATCTCGACCCGTTGGGCCGCCGGTGCAGGGCGTTGTGGCTTTTCATCGGGCCAATGGGGTGCCGCTGGCCGAAGACCTGATGGCAGCGACCGACCTGCCGTTGGACCCGCAACGCATCATCGAGCTGCTTGACTCACTACCGGTAGCACTCATGGAATTTCCCGCTCGGCCGGCTTGGTCGGACCGCATGGATTGGTACGGCCATGCTGCGCAAACCGCCGTGCCCGATCAGGCGGCGCGCATCGGTGCCCTGAGTCAAGAACTGGCCATGGTCCTAAAAACCGCGAACCGCGGAAAACTAGTGCCCAGCCATGGGGATTTTTATGAGGCCAATATCTTTGTCACGAGCGGACAGATTTCGGGGCTCTTGGACATCGACTCGGCCGGCCCAGGCTATCTCGTTGATGATCTAGCCTGCTTTCTCGGTCATCTGGCGGTCCTGCCCAGCTTGGACGCGCGTTACAAACTGGTGGACGATTACCTGGAGCGCTATGCCCAATTCTTTGGGCGGGAGCTGGAATCTCGTGGCATAGCAGCGCAGGGGTTGTATGCCCGAGCGGGGTGCGTGGTCTTGTCCCTCGTGGCAGGCGCCCGTGATGAAACGAATCCCGACTGGCACGGCGTAGCCATGGATCGCTTGAAACTAGCCGAGGATTTCTTGGTTCGGGCCAGCTAG
- the paaZ gene encoding phenylacetic acid degradation bifunctional protein PaaZ has protein sequence MTTTPMAPLVPSFIQNSWWTPTEITGGTAVLDANTGSALVTVNSDGLDLAAVVDYGRTVGQRELGKLSLHERALKLKELAQFLNERREELYKLSYQTGATKFDSMVDIDGGIGVLFTFSSKGRRELPNSNVILDGPMEVLSRDGSFAGEHIYTRIPGVAAQINAFNFPVWGMLEKFAPAFIAGVPTIAKPATPTGYVAEAAVRLIVESGILPEGSLQLISGSARTLLDVLDYRDMLSFTGSASTASALKSHTNVIDGGVRFTAETDSLNAAILGPDAVVGTPEFDAFVKAVTTEMTSKAGQKCTAIRRNIVPAALVDDVVKAVGDRLKERVVIGDPRAEGVTMGALASLEQLRDVRAAVEAMIAAGGEIAYGTLDAPVVRTTQGEEKTVDAGAFMSPLLLTWDDVENEAVHSLEAFGPVSSVIGYSDLEDAIRLAAKGSGSLVATVCTNDPDSARVLTTGIASHHGRVHMLNRETARSSTGHGSPVPHLVHGGPGRAGGGEELGGIRSVKHHMQRTAIQGSPNMLTAVTGIWHTGADRVIAGDAAFGAVEGAIHPFRKSLAELRIGDAFASPLRVVSLEEITAFANETGDTFYAHTDRAAAEANPFFPGIVAHGYLLVSWAAGLFVQPAPGPVLANYGLENLRFITPVPDGDSIRVTLTAKKITPRVTDEYGEVAWDAVINNQDGEIVATYDVLTLVEKENTTYANWA, from the coding sequence ATGACGACAACTCCCATGGCTCCACTGGTTCCCAGCTTCATTCAAAACTCGTGGTGGACCCCCACCGAGATCACCGGCGGCACCGCTGTCCTCGACGCCAATACCGGATCGGCGCTGGTAACGGTCAACAGTGACGGGCTTGATTTAGCAGCAGTGGTTGACTACGGTCGCACCGTCGGCCAGCGAGAACTGGGCAAACTCAGCCTCCACGAACGAGCCCTAAAGCTCAAGGAGTTGGCGCAGTTCCTCAACGAACGTCGCGAAGAGCTCTATAAACTCTCCTACCAAACCGGAGCCACCAAATTTGACTCGATGGTCGACATCGACGGCGGCATCGGCGTGCTGTTCACCTTCTCCTCTAAGGGACGACGCGAACTTCCAAACTCCAACGTCATCCTCGACGGGCCCATGGAGGTGCTCTCCCGCGACGGATCCTTCGCCGGCGAACACATCTACACCCGCATCCCCGGGGTCGCTGCCCAAATTAATGCCTTCAACTTCCCGGTCTGGGGCATGCTCGAGAAGTTCGCACCCGCCTTTATCGCCGGGGTGCCGACCATTGCCAAGCCAGCCACACCCACCGGCTATGTCGCCGAGGCCGCCGTCCGCCTGATCGTTGAGTCAGGAATCCTGCCCGAGGGCTCGCTCCAACTAATCTCCGGATCCGCGCGCACGCTGCTTGACGTGCTGGACTACCGCGATATGCTCTCGTTCACCGGATCCGCCTCCACAGCGTCCGCCTTGAAATCCCACACCAACGTCATTGATGGGGGAGTGCGCTTCACGGCCGAAACGGACTCGCTTAACGCCGCCATCTTGGGTCCCGACGCGGTGGTTGGCACCCCGGAATTCGACGCCTTCGTTAAGGCCGTCACCACGGAGATGACCTCCAAGGCCGGTCAGAAGTGCACGGCCATCCGCCGCAACATTGTGCCAGCAGCGCTGGTTGACGACGTGGTCAAGGCGGTGGGTGATCGCCTCAAGGAGCGGGTGGTGATTGGTGATCCGCGCGCGGAGGGAGTCACCATGGGGGCCTTGGCGTCATTGGAGCAGTTGCGAGACGTGCGAGCCGCAGTCGAAGCCATGATCGCAGCCGGCGGCGAAATCGCCTACGGCACTCTCGACGCCCCGGTGGTCCGCACCACGCAGGGCGAGGAAAAGACGGTGGATGCGGGAGCGTTCATGTCTCCACTGCTGTTGACCTGGGACGACGTGGAAAACGAAGCGGTCCACAGCCTCGAAGCATTCGGACCGGTGTCCTCGGTCATTGGTTATTCGGACCTCGAGGATGCCATCCGCCTGGCCGCCAAGGGCTCGGGATCTCTGGTGGCCACCGTGTGCACCAATGACCCCGATAGCGCGCGCGTCCTCACCACCGGCATTGCCTCGCACCACGGCCGCGTCCACATGCTTAACCGTGAAACCGCGCGCAGCTCCACCGGCCACGGCTCCCCGGTTCCGCATCTGGTTCATGGTGGCCCGGGCCGCGCCGGCGGCGGCGAGGAACTCGGCGGCATCCGCTCGGTCAAGCACCACATGCAGCGCACCGCCATCCAGGGCTCGCCCAACATGCTTACCGCCGTCACCGGTATCTGGCACACCGGTGCCGATCGAGTGATCGCTGGGGATGCTGCGTTTGGCGCCGTCGAGGGTGCCATTCACCCCTTCCGTAAGTCGTTGGCCGAACTACGGATCGGAGATGCCTTCGCCTCGCCGCTGCGTGTGGTCAGCCTGGAAGAAATCACCGCATTTGCCAACGAAACCGGTGACACTTTTTACGCGCACACCGACCGTGCCGCCGCTGAAGCCAATCCGTTCTTCCCGGGCATCGTGGCCCACGGCTACCTCTTGGTCTCGTGGGCGGCGGGACTCTTTGTCCAGCCAGCACCGGGACCCGTGCTGGCCAACTACGGCCTGGAGAACCTGCGGTTCATCACCCCGGTGCCGGATGGAGACTCCATCCGGGTCACGCTAACGGCCAAGAAGATCACGCCGCGAGTGACCGACGAATACGGAGAGGTTGCCTGGGATGCCGTGATCAACAACCAGGACGGCGAGATCGTGGCTACCTACGATGTGTTGACCCTCGTGGAGAAGGAAAACACCACCTACGCCAACTGGGCCTAG
- a CDS encoding PaaI family thioesterase, with protein sequence MDAVQPTAPTAASSIDGVWQIALGELDIKMGIKIIEESVERVVATMPVEGNRQSFGLLHGGASLAVGEAVGSWAAVKHASTMGKSAVGVDVSATHHKSARSGLITITATPISLGRRMASHEVIIENESGERLCTLRITNLIIDIKK encoded by the coding sequence ATGGACGCAGTGCAACCAACCGCACCTACCGCAGCATCCTCCATTGATGGAGTCTGGCAAATTGCCCTCGGTGAATTGGATATCAAAATGGGCATCAAAATCATCGAGGAATCGGTTGAGCGCGTGGTCGCCACGATGCCAGTGGAGGGAAATCGTCAGTCCTTCGGACTGCTGCACGGAGGCGCATCGCTGGCAGTGGGTGAAGCCGTGGGTTCCTGGGCTGCGGTGAAACACGCTTCAACCATGGGGAAATCGGCGGTGGGCGTTGATGTGTCGGCAACTCATCACAAGAGTGCCCGCAGCGGTCTGATCACCATTACGGCAACACCCATCAGTCTGGGCCGGCGCATGGCCAGTCATGAGGTCATCATCGAGAACGAGTCGGGCGAGCGTTTGTGCACCCTACGGATCACGAACCTGATCATCGACATCAAGAAGTAG
- a CDS encoding serine protein kinase RIO, translating into MQKNRNTFSPETFEPRSPGNRTQRSDRAEDWNYLDDQLAEDQRWSTWPATEKLMRGPAPYPEFVIEDAGAIDTELGILKTGKEADVFLIERAIPEYGTLLAAKRYRGLEERTFTRSSTYTEGRSVKRSRDARALKNGSTYGRLVEASRWADSEWRFLRMCFEAGAPVPYPVQIMGTEILMEFIEDPEFPGAAAPRLKNTHPDPQRLQRYWDQIVAAMKVFARLGFAHGDLSPYNILAAGDRIVVIDLPQCVDLAGNDRGTELLDRDCQNICTWFQSRGLKVDSDELLAELLAEAW; encoded by the coding sequence ATGCAGAAAAACCGAAACACCTTCTCTCCAGAAACCTTTGAACCTCGTTCACCCGGCAATCGAACTCAACGTTCGGATCGTGCGGAGGACTGGAATTACCTTGATGATCAGCTAGCCGAAGACCAACGCTGGTCGACGTGGCCGGCAACGGAAAAACTCATGCGTGGCCCCGCGCCCTATCCGGAATTTGTCATCGAAGACGCCGGCGCCATCGACACCGAACTCGGCATTCTCAAAACGGGCAAGGAAGCAGACGTCTTTCTGATAGAGCGAGCCATACCCGAGTACGGAACGCTACTGGCGGCCAAACGTTACCGTGGCCTCGAAGAACGAACCTTCACCAGATCCTCTACATACACCGAGGGTAGGAGCGTGAAGCGCTCGCGTGATGCCCGAGCCTTGAAAAATGGCAGCACCTACGGTCGGTTGGTGGAGGCATCACGATGGGCCGATTCCGAGTGGCGATTCCTGCGAATGTGCTTCGAAGCAGGAGCTCCAGTTCCCTATCCGGTGCAAATCATGGGGACCGAAATCTTGATGGAATTTATCGAGGACCCAGAATTCCCCGGGGCGGCAGCACCGCGGCTGAAAAATACCCATCCCGACCCACAACGTCTGCAGAGATACTGGGACCAAATCGTCGCGGCCATGAAGGTGTTTGCCCGGCTCGGCTTTGCGCATGGCGATCTTTCGCCATACAACATCTTGGCCGCCGGTGACCGGATCGTGGTCATAGATCTTCCACAATGTGTTGATCTAGCGGGTAACGATCGAGGCACCGAGTTACTTGACCGCGACTGTCAGAATATCTGCACGTGGTTCCAGTCCCGCGGCCTAAAAGTGGACAGTGACGAGCTGCTGGCGGAGTTACTGGCGGAGGCTTGGTGA
- a CDS encoding ATP-binding cassette domain-containing protein: MQHPNPIIIDRLGFSWPDGGTVFDDVSTTFSRGTTGLIGPNGSGKSTLLRLIAGELEPTRGTVHTHAHPSYLAQDVVLDTRRRVASLMGIADTLAALHRILDNTTEDLMRDMDLVGDDWDLEERSAALLNGYLNAEVTPEFLRRTVGTLSGGETMAVALAGMEIRGDGIALLDEPTNNLDRSARHRLYEMVERFSGTMLVSTHDKTLLKMLDSLIELRPVNVRALRAERMDLVRFGDWDSREESLGHEREGAARRLSDARRKLALETRQRREAETKIARRSKQGQKAAESIPKILANSLRNKAEVSAAKNRGIMKSHESEARTELEAARNGLPVELRIGIDLPHTHVPAGRSVVELPVAAITRGSVLEDGEPLDKDSMLGIRGPERITLVGGNGVGKSTLLNQLQTRSRVPVGFLRQRLAAGGGEAWAGLHDGLSMLENLRLSAPSVEPGFLREKLAAFHFRGARVDEPVAQLSGGERFRVALAMILLADPAPQLLILDEPTNNLDMGTIEQLLSALESFAGAMVVASHDEEFLAALATDREWEMQRGATPPGA, encoded by the coding sequence ATGCAACACCCAAACCCCATCATTATTGACCGCCTTGGCTTTTCTTGGCCCGATGGCGGAACCGTCTTTGATGACGTCTCAACGACATTCTCCCGTGGCACCACAGGTTTGATCGGGCCCAACGGATCGGGCAAATCCACGCTGCTTCGGCTGATCGCCGGAGAACTCGAGCCCACGCGAGGCACGGTCCATACTCACGCGCACCCGTCCTACCTGGCGCAGGACGTTGTCCTAGACACCCGCCGACGCGTGGCAAGCCTGATGGGCATCGCTGACACTCTGGCGGCGCTGCACCGAATTCTAGACAACACGACCGAGGACCTGATGCGGGATATGGATCTGGTTGGTGATGACTGGGACCTCGAGGAGCGGTCGGCCGCACTGCTAAACGGCTACCTGAATGCGGAGGTGACACCCGAATTCCTGCGGCGCACCGTCGGTACCCTGTCCGGCGGGGAAACCATGGCGGTGGCGCTAGCCGGCATGGAAATCCGCGGCGATGGAATCGCCTTACTTGATGAGCCGACCAATAACCTTGATCGTTCAGCGCGTCACCGACTTTACGAAATGGTTGAACGCTTCTCCGGGACCATGCTGGTTTCCACCCACGATAAGACACTGCTGAAAATGCTTGATTCCCTCATCGAGCTGCGCCCGGTCAACGTGCGCGCCCTGCGTGCCGAGAGGATGGATCTGGTGCGCTTCGGCGATTGGGATTCTAGGGAAGAATCCCTAGGTCACGAACGCGAGGGTGCCGCCAGAAGGCTCAGCGATGCGCGCCGCAAGTTGGCGCTCGAGACGCGGCAACGTCGTGAGGCGGAAACCAAGATCGCTCGGCGTTCCAAACAAGGTCAGAAGGCAGCGGAATCCATACCAAAGATTCTGGCCAACTCGCTGCGCAATAAGGCAGAAGTTTCCGCGGCGAAGAACCGCGGCATCATGAAATCTCATGAGTCAGAAGCCCGCACCGAATTAGAAGCGGCCCGTAATGGGTTACCCGTGGAATTGCGGATCGGAATCGATCTGCCGCACACTCACGTTCCCGCCGGGCGCAGCGTGGTTGAGCTGCCGGTTGCCGCGATTACTCGCGGCAGCGTGCTCGAAGACGGGGAGCCTCTGGACAAAGACTCGATGCTGGGCATCAGGGGACCAGAACGCATCACCCTGGTCGGTGGAAACGGGGTGGGCAAGTCGACGTTGCTGAATCAATTGCAGACGCGATCGCGGGTGCCGGTCGGATTCCTCCGTCAGCGACTTGCTGCCGGGGGAGGGGAAGCATGGGCCGGGCTCCATGACGGACTAAGTATGTTAGAAAATCTCAGGCTTTCCGCGCCGAGTGTGGAGCCGGGGTTCTTGCGGGAGAAGTTGGCAGCATTCCATTTCCGGGGCGCACGCGTTGACGAACCGGTGGCTCAGCTGTCGGGTGGGGAGCGGTTCCGGGTGGCCCTGGCGATGATTCTGCTGGCAGACCCCGCCCCACAGTTGCTGATACTCGATGAGCCGACCAACAATCTAGACATGGGCACCATCGAGCAGCTGCTCTCGGCGCTGGAATCATTTGCCGGTGCCATGGTGGTGGCCAGCCACGATGAGGAATTCCTCGCCGCGCTGGCCACGGATCGTGAATGGGAAATGCAACGAGGCGCTACACCGCCGGGCGCATGA
- a CDS encoding aspartate aminotransferase family protein gives MTPPRPLAQTLSTPFDIAAEYLLDSDTAERMAEEFGAAAQLAARSIAAASGPTTGPRPAALRARLDAVDLRAPLGSTAAALDEATELYLRDAVYFHHPRYAAHLNCPIVLPAIAAEALVTTVNTSMDTWDQSAGATLIEQRLIDWAASLAGLGPDADGVFTSGGTASNLQAMLLARNTATARLVGSLPERLTGLRIYASADSHFSISTSASLLGLGAEAVVSVPVDGLHRMDAHALALALEADRAAGFRAMAIVATAGTTDFGAIDPLHNIGALAAQYNAWFHVDAAYGGGLLASPRHRDMLAGIEAADSVTVDFHKSFFQPIGSSAILVRDRAALALVSHHAEYLNPAAEAGRAPNQVDKSLATTRRFDALKLWVTLRTLGADALGSMFDTVMDLATAAGEIVTAHPELELAAEIQLSTVVFRYVPQVPETGGEPLSNKIRSALYDSGEAMVAATTINQVRYLKLTLLNPQTTINDVTAILEAIVTHGRRLSGERTPMEVSV, from the coding sequence ATGACGCCCCCACGTCCCCTGGCGCAGACCCTGTCCACACCCTTCGACATCGCCGCCGAGTATTTGCTCGACAGCGACACCGCCGAACGCATGGCCGAGGAATTCGGTGCCGCGGCTCAGCTTGCGGCACGATCCATCGCGGCGGCCAGCGGCCCCACCACCGGACCACGTCCCGCGGCATTGCGTGCTCGGCTTGATGCCGTGGACCTACGCGCACCACTGGGAAGCACCGCCGCTGCACTTGATGAAGCGACCGAGCTTTACCTCCGCGACGCCGTGTACTTCCATCATCCGCGTTATGCGGCGCATTTGAATTGCCCGATCGTGCTTCCGGCCATTGCCGCCGAAGCCCTAGTCACCACCGTGAATACCTCGATGGATACGTGGGATCAGAGTGCCGGTGCCACACTCATCGAACAGCGTCTCATCGACTGGGCGGCGTCCTTAGCGGGCCTTGGCCCCGACGCCGATGGAGTCTTCACCAGCGGCGGTACCGCCTCGAATCTGCAGGCCATGTTGCTGGCCCGCAACACCGCAACGGCACGACTTGTGGGGAGTCTGCCCGAACGACTGACCGGACTGCGGATCTATGCTTCCGCCGACAGCCACTTCAGCATTTCCACCTCCGCGTCCCTGCTGGGGCTGGGCGCCGAGGCAGTGGTTTCCGTCCCCGTTGACGGGCTTCACCGGATGGATGCGCACGCACTGGCACTCGCCCTGGAAGCGGACCGGGCCGCCGGATTCCGCGCCATGGCCATCGTGGCCACGGCCGGTACCACCGACTTCGGGGCGATCGATCCCCTGCATAACATTGGTGCCCTCGCGGCCCAGTACAATGCCTGGTTCCACGTGGATGCCGCCTACGGTGGCGGCTTACTCGCCTCCCCCCGGCACCGCGACATGCTTGCCGGAATCGAGGCAGCAGACTCCGTGACGGTTGACTTCCACAAGTCGTTCTTCCAGCCCATCGGTTCCAGCGCCATCCTGGTGCGGGACCGCGCGGCATTGGCGTTGGTCTCGCACCACGCCGAATACCTCAACCCGGCCGCCGAGGCGGGACGCGCACCCAATCAGGTCGATAAGTCCCTGGCCACCACCCGCCGCTTTGACGCACTGAAACTCTGGGTGACGCTGCGGACCCTGGGTGCCGACGCGCTGGGATCCATGTTTGATACCGTCATGGATTTGGCCACGGCGGCGGGTGAAATTGTCACCGCACATCCCGAGCTGGAGTTGGCCGCTGAGATCCAGTTGAGCACCGTGGTCTTCCGCTATGTGCCGCAGGTCCCCGAGACCGGCGGGGAACCGCTGAGCAATAAGATCCGCAGCGCGCTTTATGACTCGGGCGAAGCCATGGTGGCCGCCACCACCATCAATCAGGTGCGCTACCTCAAGCTCACGCTGCTTAACCCACAGACCACCATCAATGACGTCACCGCCATCCTTGAGGCCATCGTGACCCACGGCCGTCGATTGTCCGGCGAGCGCACACCGATGGAGGTGTCGGTATGA